A window from Acidobacteriota bacterium encodes these proteins:
- a CDS encoding nucleotidyl transferase AbiEii/AbiGii toxin family protein: protein MQDLKESPEGYASPAQKNLLAALSRDPILGEAFFLTGGTALSVFYLGHRVSDDIDLFTSEPMDLPAITDLILQPWNEEITLIISEPSFVSVLIRNVKVDFVVDHLADIEIRPMAVFDSGGRLAVDSLEAIAGNKMATLISRLEPKDYIDFYIIARKPQAFKPGDEWHPERSQRSW from the coding sequence ATGCAAGACCTTAAAGAGAGTCCCGAGGGATATGCCTCTCCAGCTCAAAAGAACCTGCTGGCTGCTCTCAGCAGAGATCCGATCCTCGGCGAAGCTTTTTTTCTCACAGGGGGAACTGCCCTTTCCGTTTTCTATCTCGGACATCGGGTTTCCGACGATATCGATCTCTTTACCTCGGAACCGATGGATTTGCCCGCGATCACGGATCTTATCCTTCAACCCTGGAACGAGGAGATCACCCTCATTATCAGCGAACCGTCTTTTGTTTCGGTTCTGATTCGGAATGTCAAGGTGGATTTCGTCGTCGATCACCTTGCCGATATTGAAATACGGCCGATGGCTGTCTTCGATTCGGGCGGCCGTCTCGCCGTGGATTCCCTGGAAGCCATCGCCGGCAATAAAATGGCGACATTGATCAGCCGTTTGGAGCCGAAGGATTACATCGATTTTTATATCATTGCCAGAAAACCCCAGGCTTTTAAGCCTGGGGATGAATGGCACCCGGAACGAAGCCAGCGAAGCTGGC
- a CDS encoding type II toxin-antitoxin system prevent-host-death family antitoxin, translated as MRFINVRELKAKASEILKAAADEEIVVTSRGKPIVVIRGVDDEDFELAAWRFRPAAVRETQASYGEAHEKTSPIEPPVEKTRSAKPETIKAGNPLKAVFWDYPELTDENVLAGKIRAARKSSLQDALRWFLARFLERGRAVDTLRFFTPEEIRRHLPSLKISPRAVARWTKILESYARP; from the coding sequence ATGAGATTCATCAATGTCCGGGAGCTTAAGGCCAAAGCATCGGAGATTCTCAAGGCGGCGGCCGATGAAGAGATTGTTGTGACAAGCCGGGGGAAACCGATCGTCGTCATAAGGGGAGTCGATGACGAGGATTTCGAGCTTGCGGCATGGCGTTTTCGGCCGGCGGCTGTCCGGGAAACGCAAGCCTCCTATGGCGAGGCGCACGAAAAAACGTCGCCAATCGAGCCTCCGGTCGAGAAGACAAGATCCGCGAAACCCGAGACAATCAAAGCCGGGAACCCGCTCAAAGCCGTCTTTTGGGATTATCCGGAATTGACGGATGAAAACGTTTTGGCCGGTAAAATCCGGGCTGCCCGAAAGTCATCCCTTCAAGATGCCCTCCGATGGTTCTTGGCCCGCTTTCTGGAGCGCGGCCGGGCCGTGGACACCTTGCGGTTTTTCACACCCGAAGAAATCCGTCGTCATTTGCCGTCCTTGAAGATATCCCCCCGGGCCGTCGCTCGATGGACGAAGATTTTGGAATCTTATGCAAGACCTTAA
- a CDS encoding homocysteine biosynthesis protein: protein MSKTIGSINKKIAAGKARIVRADEMTRIVRERGARRAAEDVDVVTTGTFGAMCSSGVWLNFGHANPPLRMSRVWLNDVEAYAGVAAVDAYLGATQASTAVGIGYGGAHVIEDLLRGRPVVLRAVSPGTDCYPRKRILTEVRLEDLNFALLANPRNGYQRYDAAANSGSETIQTYMGKLLPRLGNVTYSGAGELSPLNNDPGYRTIGVGTRVFLGGAPGWITGPGTQHNPETGFGTLMVQGDLKAMSTDFLRAAVMPGYGPTLYIGLGVPIPVLDEEVAAAAGVSDADISVTIKDYSVPSRNRPGLKTVSYAELKAGMIDLNGRAVPAAPLSSFHKARGIAETLKQWILNGEFELTQPAAPLPRKARVRPLEIRRPTNGAFRQRHDTDGNEMAAHGKTQGSKAAGIEGKTAAAAETRRRSGNGRQNIGSSSLWNESRCFQCGACLSICPSHVFRRDADWRVTADNALCNNCGRCDGVCPAGALTRNGDTP, encoded by the coding sequence ATGTCGAAAACGATAGGATCCATCAATAAAAAAATCGCCGCGGGAAAAGCCCGGATCGTCCGGGCCGACGAAATGACCCGCATCGTCCGCGAACGCGGCGCCCGCCGGGCCGCCGAAGACGTCGACGTCGTCACGACGGGAACGTTCGGGGCCATGTGCTCCTCCGGAGTCTGGCTGAATTTCGGCCACGCCAACCCCCCGCTGCGGATGTCCCGCGTCTGGCTGAACGACGTCGAAGCCTACGCGGGCGTCGCGGCCGTCGATGCCTACCTGGGCGCAACGCAAGCCTCGACGGCCGTCGGCATCGGTTACGGCGGCGCCCATGTCATCGAAGATCTGCTCCGGGGACGGCCCGTCGTCCTGCGGGCGGTCTCGCCGGGAACGGACTGCTATCCGCGGAAACGGATCCTCACCGAGGTCCGCCTCGAAGACCTCAATTTCGCGCTTCTCGCCAATCCCCGAAACGGCTACCAGCGCTATGACGCCGCCGCGAACTCCGGATCGGAGACCATCCAAACCTATATGGGCAAACTCCTTCCCCGGCTCGGGAATGTGACCTATTCGGGGGCGGGCGAACTCTCTCCCCTCAACAACGACCCCGGCTACCGGACCATCGGCGTCGGGACACGGGTTTTTCTCGGCGGCGCCCCAGGCTGGATCACCGGTCCGGGCACCCAGCACAATCCCGAGACCGGATTCGGGACGCTCATGGTTCAGGGGGATCTCAAGGCCATGTCGACGGATTTTCTGCGCGCCGCCGTCATGCCCGGCTACGGCCCGACCCTCTATATCGGCCTGGGGGTGCCCATCCCCGTGCTCGACGAAGAGGTCGCGGCGGCGGCCGGAGTTTCCGACGCGGACATCTCCGTGACGATCAAGGATTACAGTGTTCCCTCGCGGAACAGGCCGGGGCTCAAGACCGTAAGCTATGCCGAGCTCAAAGCCGGGATGATCGATCTCAACGGCCGGGCCGTTCCGGCGGCGCCGCTTTCGAGCTTTCATAAAGCCCGGGGCATCGCCGAAACATTGAAGCAGTGGATCCTCAACGGGGAATTCGAACTGACGCAGCCGGCCGCGCCCCTGCCGCGGAAGGCGCGGGTCCGGCCTCTCGAAATCCGGCGGCCGACAAACGGCGCATTCCGGCAGCGGCATGACACCGACGGAAACGAAATGGCAGCGCACGGGAAGACCCAAGGATCAAAAGCCGCCGGAATCGAGGGAAAAACGGCCGCGGCGGCCGAAACGAGAAGACGGAGCGGCAACGGCAGGCAAAATATCGGATCTTCATCGCTTTGGAACGAATCTCGCTGTTTCCAATGCGGCGCCTGCCTTTCCATTTGTCCCTCGCATGTTTTCCGCCGCGACGCCGACTGGCGCGTGACCGCAGACAACGCGCTTTGCAACAACTGCGGTCGTTGCGACGGCGTCTGTCCGGCCGGCGCCTTGACAAGGAACGGAGACACGCCGTGA
- a CDS encoding UPF0280 family protein encodes MNTHRIVHKDTIALVTADEVLISVAETEIRKARLDLEEYMETRPLFRYALSPFPEDPKAPPIARRMIRAAARAGVGPMAAVAGATAEAVLRAMIKAGAKHAVISNGGDIAMILDRPITVGIFTGRSEEQTIALRIPPRRGIIAVCTSSGTVGHSLSFGQADAATVVARDAALADAAATALGNAVQRRSEAGLLNALEKIRIPGIEGMLAVAGAHVAAKGRLPEIVRTRIGKATLNGHSEEKSASNGKNQVRPACEEQDFSWNGYVPCRIRTTQKERNPS; translated from the coding sequence GTGAACACCCATCGCATTGTTCACAAAGACACCATCGCCTTGGTCACCGCGGATGAAGTTTTGATCTCCGTCGCCGAGACCGAGATCCGAAAGGCGCGGCTCGATCTTGAAGAATACATGGAGACCCGGCCGCTTTTTCGCTATGCCCTCTCCCCTTTTCCGGAAGACCCGAAGGCCCCGCCCATCGCCCGCCGCATGATCCGGGCCGCGGCCCGGGCGGGTGTCGGGCCGATGGCCGCCGTCGCCGGAGCGACGGCCGAAGCCGTGCTCCGCGCCATGATCAAGGCCGGGGCCAAGCATGCCGTCATCTCCAACGGCGGCGACATCGCCATGATCCTCGATCGGCCGATTACGGTGGGCATTTTCACCGGCCGGTCCGAGGAGCAGACGATTGCCCTCCGCATCCCTCCCCGCCGGGGAATCATCGCCGTCTGCACTTCGTCAGGGACAGTGGGCCATTCGTTGAGCTTCGGACAGGCTGATGCGGCAACCGTCGTCGCCCGCGATGCCGCTCTAGCCGATGCCGCGGCAACAGCCCTTGGCAACGCTGTCCAACGCCGGAGCGAGGCGGGCTTGCTGAACGCTCTCGAAAAAATCCGGATTCCCGGTATCGAAGGAATGCTGGCCGTCGCCGGCGCCCACGTCGCGGCCAAAGGGCGGCTGCCGGAGATCGTTCGAACGCGCATCGGAAAGGCAACCCTCAACGGCCATTCCGAAGAGAAGAGCGCATCAAACGGGAAAAATCAAGTACGCCCGGCCTGCGAAGAACAGGATTTCAGCTGGAACGGCTACGTCCCGTGCAGGATCCGGACGACCCAAAAAGAAAGAAATCCGTCATGA
- the asd gene encoding aspartate-semialdehyde dehydrogenase codes for MRQQKTSVGVLGCTGLVGQHFVRLLDGHPWFRISLLAASPKSAGKSYQEACRWIAGGEMPPAVRDMTVVETSPDLVTESGCRVFFSALPAGIAGPLEAALRAAGYFIFTNASARRMDADVPILIPEINPDHASLLRDQIERHGGFIAAGSNCTTAGLVLGLKPLDPLDPVFCTVTTFQSLSGAGRTGLAALDISGNVLPFIGGEEDKMRRETRKILGRVHSGRIVDREISIRPTCCRVPVQVGHLLSIEVETARRADVDEVRELFKGFHSPPQVTGLPTAPETPIIVRVEEDRPQPLLDAGAGRPERARGMAATVGRIQADGRRISFLLLVNNLVRGAAGNVLLAAEFTRKGGLLP; via the coding sequence ATGAGACAACAGAAAACTTCCGTCGGCGTTCTGGGCTGCACGGGACTCGTCGGGCAGCATTTCGTCCGCCTGCTCGACGGCCATCCATGGTTCCGGATCAGCCTCCTGGCCGCATCGCCGAAAAGCGCCGGAAAATCCTATCAAGAGGCCTGCCGTTGGATCGCGGGAGGAGAAATGCCGCCGGCGGTTCGCGACATGACTGTCGTCGAAACCTCACCAGATCTTGTGACCGAGTCCGGCTGTCGCGTCTTTTTCAGCGCCCTTCCGGCCGGGATCGCCGGGCCGCTCGAAGCCGCACTCCGCGCGGCCGGATACTTCATTTTCACCAACGCCTCGGCCCGGCGCATGGACGCGGATGTTCCGATCCTCATTCCCGAGATCAATCCGGACCACGCCTCGCTACTCCGCGATCAGATCGAACGTCACGGAGGCTTCATCGCCGCCGGATCGAACTGCACGACCGCCGGGCTTGTCCTGGGGCTGAAACCTCTGGATCCGCTCGATCCGGTATTCTGCACGGTGACGACCTTTCAATCCCTGTCGGGCGCCGGACGCACAGGCCTGGCGGCTCTCGACATCTCCGGAAATGTCCTCCCTTTTATCGGCGGCGAGGAAGACAAAATGCGCCGCGAAACACGGAAGATTCTCGGCCGGGTTCACAGCGGCCGGATCGTCGATCGGGAAATATCCATTCGGCCGACCTGCTGCCGCGTTCCCGTTCAGGTCGGGCACCTTTTGTCCATCGAGGTCGAAACCGCAAGGCGGGCGGACGTGGATGAGGTGCGCGAGCTCTTCAAGGGATTCCACTCTCCCCCTCAAGTCACCGGCCTGCCGACAGCACCGGAGACGCCCATCATCGTCCGTGTCGAAGAGGACAGGCCGCAGCCTCTTCTCGACGCCGGCGCCGGCCGGCCGGAGCGGGCTCGGGGCATGGCCGCAACCGTCGGCCGCATCCAGGCGGACGGACGGCGGATTTCTTTTCTGCTTCTCGTCAACAATCTCGTCCGAGGCGCGGCCGGCAACGTTCTGCTCGCCGCGGAATTCACTCGAAAGGGGGGATTATTACCATGA
- a CDS encoding aspartate kinase, with translation MIVMKFGGGCLRDASSVLRAARIASGRMAPSVCVVSALQGVTDAILAGRAAAAEDMSAVPEIIGNLRQRHTAVIEGVISSARLKASARRSVEKRLARLERLFRRAGRDRGDPHDAAVVSSYGERLAAAVFAHTICGLGRRSEVWEADAVGLITDGKPENASADPGLFAVRVAPHAARAAGRRAIPVLTGFFGAAPSGRVSTFGRNGSDYSAAVAARALDASRLEFWKDAAGFMTADPEIVPEAGTVRRLTFREASELASLGARILHPRTFEPLEGAEIALRIRNLDLPRNPGTAVIHKRTGRRANFKCVTSNPQIAALRIPVPSAGQGASLLARTLSCLAEAGATVTSMITTRSGHLLLMAAADAEQGWAAIKNLNGGAPPYAEIRRDIAIVAAVGEGVLEQPGAAGRVLAALAREKIGVETALLGASDVSACVVIAREEETRAVRTLHREFINS, from the coding sequence ATGATCGTCATGAAATTCGGGGGCGGATGCCTCCGGGACGCATCGAGCGTTCTCCGGGCGGCCCGCATCGCATCCGGGCGAATGGCGCCGTCCGTCTGTGTGGTTTCGGCGCTTCAAGGCGTCACGGACGCCATTCTGGCGGGCCGGGCCGCCGCGGCGGAAGATATGAGTGCCGTTCCGGAAATCATCGGAAACTTGAGACAACGCCATACCGCGGTCATCGAAGGCGTGATTTCCTCAGCCCGGCTCAAAGCGTCGGCCCGCCGCTCCGTCGAAAAACGGCTGGCCCGCCTGGAGCGCCTTTTCCGGCGGGCCGGCCGGGATAGGGGCGATCCACATGACGCCGCTGTGGTTTCGAGTTACGGCGAACGCCTGGCGGCCGCCGTTTTCGCCCACACGATCTGCGGGCTCGGCCGCCGGAGCGAAGTCTGGGAAGCGGACGCCGTCGGTCTGATCACGGACGGAAAGCCCGAGAATGCCTCAGCCGACCCGGGACTGTTCGCCGTACGGGTCGCTCCTCACGCCGCACGGGCGGCCGGCCGGCGGGCCATCCCGGTCCTCACCGGGTTTTTCGGCGCCGCGCCGTCCGGACGCGTTTCGACCTTCGGGCGGAACGGCTCGGATTACAGCGCCGCCGTCGCCGCGCGGGCGCTCGACGCCTCCCGCCTTGAATTCTGGAAGGACGCGGCCGGCTTCATGACGGCGGACCCCGAAATTGTGCCCGAGGCCGGAACCGTCCGCCGCTTGACCTTTCGCGAGGCGTCCGAGCTCGCCTCGCTCGGGGCGCGCATCCTCCACCCCCGAACGTTCGAGCCTCTTGAGGGAGCGGAGATCGCTCTTCGAATTCGCAACCTCGACCTTCCGCGGAATCCCGGGACGGCCGTCATTCACAAGCGGACCGGGCGCCGGGCGAATTTCAAGTGCGTGACCTCCAACCCGCAGATCGCCGCCCTGCGAATTCCGGTGCCGTCGGCCGGGCAGGGGGCGTCGCTTCTCGCCCGAACCCTGTCCTGTTTGGCGGAGGCCGGAGCGACTGTCACCTCGATGATCACGACCCGGTCGGGCCATCTTCTGCTGATGGCCGCGGCCGATGCCGAACAAGGCTGGGCCGCCATAAAAAACCTGAACGGCGGGGCGCCGCCTTATGCCGAAATCCGGCGGGATATCGCGATTGTCGCCGCGGTCGGCGAAGGCGTGTTGGAACAGCCCGGGGCGGCAGGCCGCGTCTTGGCCGCCCTGGCCCGGGAAAAAATCGGTGTCGAGACGGCCCTGCTGGGCGCCTCGGATGTTTCGGCCTGCGTCGTCATCGCCCGCGAAGAGGAGACACGGGCCGTTCGCACTCTTCACAGGGAATTTATCAATAGTTAA
- a CDS encoding type II toxin-antitoxin system RelE/ParE family toxin yields MYDIYILPPAQRDLDKLEPQTFKRIIEKIRGLAREARPPGCLKLTDEEGYRIRVGDYRVLYRIDDPMRRIYIYRIKHRKSVYRDI; encoded by the coding sequence GTGTATGATATCTACATTCTCCCGCCGGCGCAAAGGGACCTCGACAAACTCGAACCGCAGACATTCAAAAGGATCATTGAAAAGATTCGCGGGTTAGCCCGTGAAGCCCGTCCGCCGGGCTGCCTGAAGCTCACGGATGAAGAGGGCTATCGGATCCGAGTCGGAGATTATCGCGTTCTATACCGGATCGACGATCCCATGAGACGGATTTATATTTATCGCATCAAACACCGTAAGAGCGTCTATAGAGATATCTAG
- a CDS encoding FAD-binding oxidoreductase — MAGDSPFPKTADAVVIGGGVMGASTAYHLARMNCRRVVLLERREHFGMEATGKCAGGIRHQFDSEINIRMSLLSLPMLDRFEEETGQPAGVKKCGYLFVLTDERDIGEFRRQAALQNSLGVRTEWLDGDELRRRLPLFAFPDALAATWGPDDGLADPASVVQGYIATAHRRGAVCLTDVEAMGVRVEAGRVRGVSTTQGFISSPVVVNAAGSWAGQVGRMAGIDIPVSPVKRQIAVTTPIPGLPGDLPFVIDFSRSLYFHREGPAVLTGMSNAAEPAGFDQSVDDDWEAVHLEAACRRLPLLENAGIASRWAGLYENTPDAHPILGRAEEIEGFHVITGFSGHGFMHGPACGLLLAEEILEGRARTLDIAELRLSRFRKGTPSREYNVV; from the coding sequence ATGGCCGGCGATTCCCCTTTTCCGAAAACCGCCGATGCCGTCGTCATCGGAGGCGGCGTCATGGGGGCATCCACGGCCTATCACCTGGCCCGTATGAACTGCCGCCGGGTCGTCCTCCTAGAACGCCGGGAGCATTTTGGAATGGAAGCCACGGGCAAGTGCGCCGGCGGCATCCGTCATCAGTTCGACTCCGAAATCAACATCCGCATGTCCCTCCTCAGCCTCCCGATGCTCGACCGCTTCGAGGAGGAGACGGGTCAGCCGGCCGGCGTCAAAAAATGCGGCTATCTCTTCGTTCTGACCGACGAGCGGGATATCGGGGAATTCCGGAGGCAGGCGGCCCTGCAAAACAGTCTGGGTGTGCGGACGGAGTGGCTGGACGGAGATGAGCTCCGGCGCCGCCTTCCGCTTTTTGCGTTTCCGGATGCCCTGGCCGCAACCTGGGGACCGGATGACGGCCTGGCCGACCCGGCCTCCGTCGTCCAGGGCTATATCGCAACCGCCCACCGCCGGGGCGCCGTGTGCCTGACGGATGTGGAAGCGATGGGCGTTCGTGTCGAAGCCGGTCGCGTCCGCGGCGTCTCGACGACCCAAGGGTTCATCTCATCGCCGGTTGTCGTCAATGCCGCGGGTTCTTGGGCCGGTCAAGTCGGCAGGATGGCCGGGATCGACATCCCCGTCTCGCCCGTCAAACGCCAGATCGCCGTCACAACGCCGATTCCGGGCCTTCCCGGAGACCTGCCGTTTGTGATCGACTTCAGCCGGAGCCTTTACTTTCACCGCGAAGGCCCGGCCGTCCTGACCGGCATGTCCAACGCCGCCGAACCGGCCGGTTTTGATCAGAGCGTTGACGACGACTGGGAAGCGGTTCACCTGGAGGCGGCCTGCCGGCGTCTGCCGCTTCTCGAAAATGCCGGAATCGCTTCGCGCTGGGCCGGTCTCTATGAGAACACGCCCGATGCCCATCCCATCCTCGGCCGTGCCGAAGAGATCGAAGGTTTCCACGTCATCACCGGATTTTCCGGCCACGGCTTCATGCACGGCCCCGCTTGCGGCCTTCTTCTGGCCGAGGAAATTCTGGAGGGCCGAGCCCGGACTCTCGACATCGCCGAACTCCGCCTGAGCCGCTTCAGAAAAGGCACTCCCTCCCGCGAATACAACGTTGTGTAA
- a CDS encoding ornithine cyclodeaminase family protein, with the protein MKDTSLLYLSRTDVEAAGLDMPTVIALMETAFLEKGEGRVEMPPKPGIHPGPDAFIHAMPALIPKMRAAGIKWVGGFPENPRRGLPYISGLIILNDVETGLPTAIMDCTWITGYRTAGATAVAARRLARPDSETAAILGCGLQGRTHLLALASIFPLKRVLAYDISAPALKAFIEEMSPKLGLEIDPVSEPRRAVEASDLVVTAGPLLKNPDPVIEKDWLQPGAFAGAVDFDSYWKPEALLQMDKLATDDIPQFQYYRTVGYFRQTPDPYADLGEILAGRKPGRENASERTMAMNLGLAIGDMAVAPEVLRRAVERGLGVRLPL; encoded by the coding sequence ATGAAAGATACAAGCCTGCTTTATTTATCCCGTACGGACGTTGAGGCGGCCGGCCTTGACATGCCGACCGTCATCGCCCTGATGGAGACGGCCTTCCTGGAAAAAGGGGAGGGCCGGGTGGAGATGCCCCCCAAGCCCGGCATTCACCCGGGTCCCGACGCCTTCATCCACGCCATGCCCGCGCTCATTCCGAAGATGCGGGCGGCCGGGATCAAATGGGTCGGCGGCTTTCCGGAAAACCCGCGCCGCGGCCTTCCCTATATCTCGGGGCTGATCATCCTCAACGATGTCGAAACCGGGCTGCCCACGGCGATCATGGACTGCACCTGGATCACGGGTTACCGCACGGCCGGGGCGACCGCGGTCGCAGCCCGGCGCCTGGCCCGTCCCGACAGCGAAACAGCCGCGATCCTGGGCTGCGGCCTCCAGGGCAGGACGCATCTTCTGGCGCTGGCCTCGATTTTTCCGCTGAAGCGCGTCTTGGCCTACGACATCTCCGCCCCGGCCCTCAAAGCCTTCATCGAAGAGATGTCCCCGAAGTTGGGGCTGGAGATCGATCCCGTCTCCGAACCCCGCCGGGCCGTCGAGGCAAGCGACCTCGTCGTGACCGCCGGCCCTCTGCTCAAAAATCCCGATCCCGTGATCGAAAAGGATTGGCTGCAACCCGGGGCCTTCGCCGGCGCCGTGGATTTCGATTCCTACTGGAAGCCCGAAGCCCTCCTTCAAATGGACAAGCTGGCGACGGACGACATCCCCCAGTTTCAGTACTACCGGACGGTCGGCTATTTCCGGCAAACGCCCGACCCATACGCCGACCTCGGCGAGATCCTGGCCGGACGAAAGCCCGGCCGCGAGAACGCCTCCGAACGAACAATGGCCATGAATCTCGGCTTGGCCATCGGGGATATGGCCGTCGCTCCCGAAGTCCTCCGGAGGGCGGTCGAGCGCGGTCTCGGCGTCCGGCTTCCTCTCTGA